One genomic segment of Helianthus annuus cultivar XRQ/B chromosome 14, HanXRQr2.0-SUNRISE, whole genome shotgun sequence includes these proteins:
- the LOC110903803 gene encoding F-box/kelch-repeat protein At3g06240 translates to MKHKAKLRFKDSLPSEIIFNILSRMPVKSLARFRCVSKLWCDYIDDPYLKIIHDQQYPEEPTIIFPVPPWPSIRFYATELVKRDARVLEAKTIPFLEFNSKQGLFLGRHFILGSCNGLVYLSQSYGSLRPEDLSVVNPVRKEYYELPPADHLFDQKYFELHGLGFDDSTNTFKMVVLSPSVRAMVHVFGTRSWRVIPLNPITTRLDGFNISCNQLAVFVCGCLHWLIGNGKIIRLDMRTEEFELIDLPKTQRHVSLLYEMVPDRLVDLHGEVGYVYCRFLHGLEVWVLKEREWVIHCRFNHRPPLPAYAMVTVLGSWNKDGDILMKAATSGVGPPLFVYSPKSGLLKEVKLIRKPVDFDFDFDFADAFMYPSSLLSIHSIKAYSIKKTDVSKSVFLI, encoded by the coding sequence ATGAAACACAAAGCCAAACTGAGATTCAAGGATTCATTACCTTCAGAAATCATATTCAACATCTTGTCAAGAATGCCCGTCAAATCTTTGGCCCGTTTCCGGTGTGTTTCGAAGCTATGGTGCGACTATATTGACGATCCATACCTTAAGATCATTCATGATCAGCAATATCCAGAAGAACCCACGATAATATTTCCGGTGCCCCCATGGCCATCCATACGTTTCTACGCCACGGAATTAGTGAAACGTGATGCACGGGTCTTGGAGGCCAAAACGATCCCGTTTTTGGAGTTCAACAGTAAGCAAGGTTTGTTTTTGGGTAGACACTTTATTCTGGGTTCTTGCAACGGTCTGGTCTATTTATCACAAAGTTATGGGTCGCTTCGTCCTGAAGATTTGAGTGTGGTTAATCCTGTAAGGAAAGAATATTATGAGTTGCCACCTGCGGATCACCTGTTCGATCAAAAATATTTCGAGCTCCATGGGCTTGGCTTTGATGATTCCACCAACACTTTCAAGATGGTGGTCCTTTCGCCTAGTGTACGCGCCATGGTGCATGTCTTCGGCACAAGATCATGGCGAGTGATCCCTTTGAATCCGATAACTACAAGGCTAGACGGTTTCAATATTAGTTGTAATCAATTAGCTGTGTTCGTTTGCGGATGTTTGCATTGGTTGATTGGTAATGGGAAAATAATAAGGCTAGATATGAGGACGGAGGAATTTGAGTTGATTGATCTTCCGAAGACACAAAGACATGTATCGTTACTTTATGAAATGGTACCTGATAGATTGGTTGATCTGCATGGTGAAGTTGGATATGTATACTGTCGCTTCTTACACGGCTTGGAGGTGTGGGTACTGAAAGAAAGAGAATGGGTGATTCACTGTCGGTTCAATCATAGACCGCCTCTTCCTGCTTATGCTATGGTAACGGTTTTAGGCAGTTGGAACAAAGACGGGGACATATTAATGAAAGCAGCCACCAGCGGTGTAGGGCCACCGTTGTTTGTCTACTCTCCGAAAAGCGGCCTTTTGAAAGAAGTCAAGCTCATTAGAAAGCcggttgattttgattttgattttgattttgcagatgccTTTATGTATCCAAGTAGCCTGCTTTCAATCCATAGCATCAAAGCTTATTCCATCAAAAAAACTGACGTGTCCAAATCAGTCTTTTTAATATAA
- the LOC110907415 gene encoding protein FAR-RED IMPAIRED RESPONSE 1-like, whose product MSGLMRTSSRSESENHFFGQFCNPGCTLVEFLGHFDYAIEAQRHEHRKNDHDTRNTNAEIWAEDFVLEDQESRIFTRTIFFDQQLEIQNCIHRCAIAKWENMVDFVNFFVKDWEQPCTTFFEVMMQEDDMTVYCTCKRFEQFGLLCLHIFCVLRMLDIREFPQRYILRRWTWEAVPNSAPGVILGINETEDRYNEVNRVVREITYSTESVINKLVTNFDALCSFRDHVVNYFKTADESVVNAPPKSCRERFAEITGNTKPSEATVRVPIGTRFKGMGKPKRMKSKREIALSQLGKKELSVSKLF is encoded by the exons ATGTCTGGGCTTATGCGTACCTCTTCTCGTtcagagagtgagaaccatttcTTTGGACAGTTCTGTAACCCGGGTTGCACACTTGTCGAATTTCTCGGGCATTTTGATTATGCTATTGAAGCTCAGAGACATGAGCACAGGAAGAATGACCATGACACCAGAAATACCAACGCTGAAATATGGGCTGAAGACTTTGTTTTGGAGGATCAAGAGTCCAGGATATTCACACGCACTATATTTTTTGACCAGCAGTTGGAGATACAAAACTGTATACACAGATGTGCTATCGCAAAGTGGGAAAACATGGTTGACTTCGTTAACTTTTTTGTGAAGGACTGGGAACAACCATGCACTACTTTCTTCGAG GTTATGATGCAAGAGGACGACATGACTGTGTATTGTACATGCAAAAGATTCGAACAGTTTGGATTGTTGTGCTTACACATCTTTTGTGTGCTAAGGATGCTTGACATTAGGGAGTTTCCACAACGCTATATATTACGACGTTGGACTTGGGAGGCTGTTCCAAATAGTGCCCCTGGTGTTATTCTAGGTATCAATGAGACTGAGGATCGTTATAATGAAGTTAACCGTGTTGTACGTGAGATCACATATTCTACGGAGTCGGTTATTAACAAGCTTGTCACCAACTTTGATGCGTTATGCTCGTTCAGGGATCATGTTGTTAATTATTTCAAAACTGCGGATGAGTCAGTCGTCAATGCTCCACCTAAGAGTTGTCGTGAAAGGTTTGCCGAAATTACTGGTAACACAAAACCATCTGAGGCAACCGTTCGTGTTCCCATTGGAACAAGATTCAAAGGTATGGGTAAGCCTAAACGGATGAAGTCCAAACGTGAAATTGCATTAAGTCAGTTAGGTAAAAAAGAGCTGTCAGTGTCAAAACTGTTTTAG